A portion of the Actomonas aquatica genome contains these proteins:
- a CDS encoding DUF6236 family protein — MSLPINSALYYPTIEFQDYRWLWTASLVWDKIYRIEPEDFRAAEPDNVRILCEEGDIGIPLRPGRYAQDVAGEFMDGVNSRKWDAAAFDASSLRDEYARLHHEKIDVQIRKMLISTGRAASHEQWLYVPDDFAALYMTYLATRMAEKNDLQAISDTNVAWTAHTYFSNEGIDTECVPDEYEQTLAALLIGNYVPENITDISPKQILAFRKRYPDERRNFMRAVKGAAAQLANCSDPTVIQDVVQTVQGDVGRATKDFQRSMEVLGAKTFTGFKTMSFPMATAALATFAPITFGQSVVIGATGFAIGALASFATRSLEADRLSKSHEYSYLVHANKAFPKAADRIDLPRRLYRDLHEFIND; from the coding sequence ATGAGCTTACCAATAAACTCAGCGCTTTATTATCCCACGATCGAATTTCAGGACTACCGGTGGCTTTGGACAGCATCCTTAGTCTGGGATAAAATCTATCGAATAGAACCAGAAGATTTTAGAGCCGCCGAGCCCGATAATGTCCGAATTCTCTGCGAAGAAGGTGATATCGGGATTCCACTGCGGCCAGGTAGATATGCGCAGGATGTCGCAGGTGAGTTCATGGATGGAGTTAATAGTCGAAAGTGGGACGCTGCGGCATTTGATGCCAGCTCCCTTCGTGACGAATACGCACGTCTTCATCACGAAAAAATAGACGTTCAGATTAGAAAAATGCTAATCTCGACTGGGCGAGCTGCCAGCCATGAACAATGGCTATACGTCCCCGACGATTTTGCCGCTCTATACATGACCTATTTGGCAACACGAATGGCAGAAAAAAACGACCTCCAGGCCATATCTGATACCAACGTAGCTTGGACTGCCCATACCTATTTTTCGAACGAAGGAATCGACACTGAATGTGTTCCCGATGAATACGAACAAACTTTGGCAGCGCTTTTAATTGGGAACTACGTTCCAGAAAATATCACTGACATCTCACCCAAACAAATACTCGCATTTCGGAAGAGATATCCCGACGAGCGCCGGAATTTCATGAGAGCAGTAAAGGGGGCAGCCGCGCAATTGGCAAACTGCTCAGATCCAACAGTTATTCAGGATGTAGTGCAGACTGTTCAGGGCGATGTTGGTCGGGCGACAAAGGACTTTCAACGAAGTATGGAGGTTTTAGGAGCGAAGACTTTCACCGGCTTTAAGACTATGAGTTTTCCGATGGCTACGGCCGCGCTCGCAACCTTCGCTCCGATCACGTTTGGTCAGAGTGTTGTTATTGGGGCGACAGGGTTCGCGATAGGCGCCCTCGCAAGCTTTGCGACCCGTTCACTCGAAGCTGACCGGCTGAGTAAGAGCCACGAATATTCGTATCTCGTGCACGCCAATAAAGCATTCCCCAAAGCCGCGGACCGAATTGATCTGCCTCGTCGGCTTTATCGTGATCTACACGAGTTTATCAATGACTGA
- a CDS encoding HNH endonuclease, producing the protein MNSLERTLILKAGYDHGWEVVVEENPEVVVLASSLHSCRIKIEARSPEMRWWVSFAPRLLHLELKRQSRNLVLTDEFFGEETEQDLSLLMAKAAAIARALPNAPELKFEQLVEVELKNAESLGTTEVEATIRRRVGQGIYRDSLMEYWGGSCAVTGVTMPELLRASHAKPWAECESDAERLNVFNGFLLVAHLDALFDRFLLSFDDHGCALISNKIDEKTREILLLNQPLQLRWLADEHREFLLWHRDHLIE; encoded by the coding sequence GTGAATTCCCTTGAGCGGACCCTGATTCTGAAGGCCGGTTACGACCACGGCTGGGAAGTGGTGGTTGAGGAGAATCCTGAAGTGGTCGTGCTCGCCTCGTCCTTACATAGCTGCCGAATAAAAATCGAAGCGCGTTCACCAGAGATGCGCTGGTGGGTTTCATTCGCCCCGAGGTTGCTTCATCTAGAGCTAAAACGCCAATCTCGGAACCTTGTGTTGACCGATGAATTTTTCGGTGAAGAGACCGAGCAAGATTTGTCGCTCTTGATGGCAAAGGCGGCGGCAATCGCTCGTGCCCTGCCGAATGCACCGGAACTGAAGTTTGAGCAGTTGGTTGAGGTAGAGCTGAAAAACGCCGAATCGCTAGGCACAACTGAGGTGGAGGCGACGATTCGTCGCAGAGTAGGGCAGGGAATATACCGGGATAGCCTGATGGAGTATTGGGGTGGTTCCTGCGCTGTTACTGGGGTTACGATGCCCGAACTTCTCCGTGCCAGTCATGCGAAGCCGTGGGCGGAATGCGAATCAGACGCGGAGCGGCTGAATGTGTTCAATGGCTTTCTTTTGGTCGCCCACCTTGATGCACTGTTCGACAGGTTTCTTCTTTCGTTCGACGATCACGGTTGCGCACTGATCTCCAACAAGATTGATGAAAAAACCCGGGAGATACTGCTTCTGAACCAACCGCTTCAACTGCGTTGGTTGGCCGATGAGCATCGGGAATTCCTGCTCTGGCATCGGGATCATTTGATCGAGTAG
- the radC gene encoding RadC family protein → MNATTADTLPYSRLRDMAVTERPQERLQRSGPTALSDSELLAMLLRSGTQGHDVLAVADKLLATAGSLSDLLSWTQNDFLRLRGIGKVKALQLVTVMELARRVLAASGSTTPQLTTPAEIANYCRPHTLGLAVEKFWVLCLNRKNRLLRKIEVTSGTATATLVHPREVFRAAIKEAASAVVCVHNHPSGDPAPSAADVRITRQLREAANIVEIDLLDHVVVGTPAADPIGLGFYSFRDAGVL, encoded by the coding sequence ATGAACGCCACGACCGCCGATACCCTCCCTTACTCTCGCCTGCGCGACATGGCGGTGACCGAACGCCCCCAGGAACGCCTGCAACGCTCGGGACCAACCGCCCTCAGCGACTCCGAGTTGCTCGCCATGCTCCTGCGCAGCGGCACGCAGGGACACGACGTCCTCGCCGTCGCCGACAAGCTGCTCGCCACCGCCGGCTCGCTCTCAGACCTGCTCTCTTGGACGCAAAACGATTTTCTGCGCCTACGCGGCATCGGCAAGGTGAAGGCACTGCAATTGGTCACAGTCATGGAGCTCGCCCGCCGCGTGCTTGCCGCCAGCGGCAGCACCACGCCACAGCTCACCACTCCGGCCGAAATCGCCAATTACTGCCGCCCCCACACGCTGGGCCTCGCCGTGGAGAAGTTCTGGGTCCTGTGCCTGAACCGTAAAAACCGCCTCCTGCGCAAAATCGAAGTCACCTCGGGCACCGCGACCGCCACGCTCGTGCATCCCCGCGAAGTTTTCCGCGCCGCCATCAAGGAAGCCGCCTCGGCCGTCGTCTGCGTGCACAACCATCCCAGCGGTGACCCCGCCCCGAGTGCCGCCGACGTGCGCATCACCCGCCAGCTCCGTGAAGCCGCCAACATCGTGGAAATCGATCTGCTCGACCACGTCGTCGTCGGCACGCCCGCCGCCGACCCAATCGGGTTGGGTTTCTACAGCTTCCGCGACGCCGGAGTGCTGTAG